One genomic segment of Gossypium arboreum isolate Shixiya-1 chromosome 3, ASM2569848v2, whole genome shotgun sequence includes these proteins:
- the LOC108475309 gene encoding uncharacterized protein LOC108475309: MSENQKPQSHQNLSSSPNKSIPEIESNAASDFSGHQRVRFPNPPDLTNPDPSTLRDQWRYAIRQYSRWYSHAWGTAILAGVSFFALGWVIKGSNPLPSFNSDTNKNDSDTNKNDNSK; this comes from the coding sequence ATGTCAGAAAATCAGAAGCCTCAATCCCATCAAAACCTCTCTTCTTCACCTAATAAATCAATCCCAGAAATCGAAAGCAACGCCGCCTCTGATTTCTCGGGCCATCAAAGGGTCCGTTTCCCCAACCCACCCGACCTCACTAACCCTGACCCTTCTACCCTCCGAGATCAATGGAGGTACGCCATCCGGCAGTACAGTCGTTGGTACTCTCACGCCTGGGGCACTGCTATTCTTGCTGGGGTTTCCTTTTTCGCCCTCGGTTGGGTCATCAAAGGCTCTAATCCCCTCCCCTCTTTCAACTCCGACACAAACAAAAATGACTCCGACACTAACAAAAATGACAATAGCAAGTGA
- the LOC108475410 gene encoding glutamine synthetase leaf isozyme, chloroplastic-like, with protein sequence MAQLLAPSTQWQMTLPKTSTYGSPIATKMWSSLVLKQNKKGAAKSSGKFKVVALSENSTVNRLENLLNMDVTPYTDKIIAEYIWIGGSGLDMRSKSRTISKPVKHPSELPKWNYDGSSTGQAPGEDSEVILYPQAIFKDPFRGGNNILVICDSYTPAGEPIPTNKRHRAAEIFSNKKVVDEVPWFGIEQEYTLLQQNVKWPLGWPVGGYPGPQGPYYCAAGADKSFGRDISDAHYKACLYAGINISGTNGEVMPGQWEYQVGPSVGIEAGDHIWCSRYILERITEQAGVVLSLDPKPIEGDWNGAGCHTNYSTKSMREDGGFEVIKKAILNLSLRHKEHISAYGEGNERRLTGKHETASINTFSWGVANRGCSIRVGRDTEKNGKGYLEDRRPASNMDPYVVTALLAETTLLYEPTLEAEALAAQKIALNV encoded by the exons ATGGCACAGCTTTTAGCACCCTCAACTCAATGGCAAATGACACTTCCAAAGACCTCAACCTATGGAAGTCCCATTGCAACAAAAATGTGGAGTTCTCTGGTACTGAAACAGAACAAGAAAGGAGCTGCTAAAAGCTCTGGCAAGTTTAAAGTGGTTGCCTTGTCTGAAAACAGCACTGTCAACAGGCTAGAGAACTTACTAAACATGGACGTCACTCCATACACCGACAAGATCATTGCTGAATACATTTG GATAGGAGGCAGTGGACTCGATATGCGTAGCAAGTCCAGG ACAATATCAAAGCCAGTTAAACATCCCTCTGAGCTTCCCAAGTGGAACTATGATGGATCAAGTACTGGACAAGCACCCGGTGAAGATAGTGAAGTTATCTTATA CCCTCAAGCAATCTTTAAGGACCCTTTCCGAGGAGGTAACAATATCTTG GTAATTTGTGATTCATACACACCAGCTGGTGAGCCTATTCCCACAAACAAGCGCCACCGTGCCGCTGAGATTTTCAGTAACAAGAAGGTGGTCGATGAAGTACCATG GTTTGGTATTGAGCAAGAGTACACTTTACTTCAACAAAATGTGAAATGGCCTTTGGGATGGCCTGTTGGAGGCTATCCTGGTCCTCAG GGTCCTTATTACTGTGCAGCTGGTGCTGACAAGTCATTTGGGCGTGATATCTCAGATGCTCATTACAAGGCTTGCTTGTATGCCGGCATTAACATTAGTGGTACCAACGGGGAGGTTATGCCAGGCCAG TGGGAGTATCAAGTTGGTCCAAGTGTTGGTATCGAAGCTGGAGATCATATCTGGTGTTCTAGATACATTCTCGAG AGAATCACTGAACAAGCCGGTGTTGTACTCTCCCTCGATCCTAAACCAATAGAG GGTGACTGGAATGGTGCTGGATGCCACACAAATTACAG TACTAAGAGCATGAGGGAAGATGGAGGCTTCGAAGTTATAAAGAAAGCAATCCTGAATTTGTCGCTTCGCCACAAGGAGCATATCAGTGCCTATGGTGAGGGAAACGAAAGAAGACTGACCGGAAAGCATGAAACGGCCAGCATCAACACGTTTTCATGG GGAGTGGCTAATCGCGGTTGCTCAATCCGAGTTGGGCGTGACACTGAGAAGAATGGAAAAG GTTACTTGGAAGATCGGCGTCCGGCATCGAACATGGACCCATATGTTGTGACAGCATTGCTGGCAGAAACTACACTATTGTATGAGCCAACACTTGAAGCTGAAGCACTTGCTGCTCAAAAGATTGCTTTGAATGTCTAA